From a single Gimesia fumaroli genomic region:
- a CDS encoding CPBP family intramembrane glutamic endopeptidase: protein MYDSDDEEEIEDTIAQEQQFFILGGSLFSIGFIVIAFGVGWVLGVDPLQNLNWSWPDLGIGVAAAVPMFLFFLFAVRTRIAAFQKIKQFLLDELGPRIEHGSILELFILCIFIGLGEEMLFRGVLQSWATQYGVVFAIVFTNMLFGIVHSITRLYVIVATLMGVYLSLLLVFFSPQNLLIPITTHTIYDFLCFITIMRLYRQQVIAAHPEG from the coding sequence ATGTATGATTCGGATGATGAAGAAGAAATTGAAGACACGATCGCACAAGAACAACAATTCTTCATCCTCGGCGGCTCCCTGTTCTCAATCGGTTTCATCGTCATTGCCTTTGGCGTAGGCTGGGTCCTGGGAGTCGATCCGCTGCAAAACCTGAACTGGAGCTGGCCTGACCTCGGCATCGGAGTCGCAGCAGCGGTGCCGATGTTCCTCTTTTTTCTGTTCGCCGTCCGCACGCGCATTGCTGCATTTCAAAAGATCAAACAGTTCCTGCTGGATGAGCTCGGCCCGCGGATTGAACACGGCTCGATTCTGGAACTGTTCATTCTCTGCATTTTTATCGGCTTGGGAGAAGAGATGCTGTTTCGCGGCGTCCTGCAGTCATGGGCGACTCAATACGGCGTTGTCTTCGCCATCGTCTTCACGAACATGTTATTTGGGATTGTCCACTCCATCACACGTCTGTACGTCATCGTCGCCACGCTGATGGGCGTTTACTTGAGCCTGCTGCTCGTCTTTTTCTCACCCCAGAACCTGCTGATCCCGATCACCACGCACACCATCTACGACTTCCTCTGCTTTATCACCATCATGCGTCTCTACCGACAGCAGGTGATCGCCGCGCATCCTGAAGGCTAG
- a CDS encoding carboxypeptidase-like regulatory domain-containing protein produces MHNLFMMNQPKQVFMSGLIVAVMCLVGCGGGSNLPKGETGTVTGKVTFNGKPVPEGASIVFLHKDKGITASSVIAADGSYALRMRREPAILTGKYQIGITPPTVELTPEEAQAVNEGKELPPKEWPEIPEKYRNPESSGVLYTVNAGENTFDLDMK; encoded by the coding sequence ATGCACAATTTATTCATGATGAATCAACCAAAACAGGTTTTCATGAGTGGCCTGATCGTAGCTGTCATGTGTCTTGTTGGCTGTGGTGGTGGAAGCAATCTGCCCAAGGGAGAAACGGGAACGGTAACAGGAAAAGTCACCTTTAATGGAAAACCGGTCCCGGAAGGCGCATCCATTGTCTTCCTGCACAAAGACAAAGGCATTACTGCCTCAAGTGTGATTGCCGCTGATGGATCATACGCACTTCGTATGCGGCGTGAGCCTGCAATCCTGACTGGCAAATATCAAATTGGCATTACACCGCCAACTGTTGAATTAACACCAGAAGAGGCGCAAGCGGTCAATGAAGGTAAAGAGCTTCCCCCCAAAGAATGGCCCGAGATTCCTGAAAAATATCGGAATCCTGAATCGAGCGGTGTGCTCTACACAGTCAATGCGGGTGAAAACACATTCGACTTGGATATGAAATAG
- a CDS encoding DUF1559 domain-containing protein: MKSFQRSVRKSGFTLIELLVVIAIIAILIALLLPAVQQAREAARRSNCKNNLKQIGLAHHNYHDNYKCFPLGGRRDVAGGWGPSWWVGVLPYMDQAPLYNKLNLEVLHSGYVGNGAVANRVTVPLMVCPSSPMTTFTHDTGGGWTLRPHYVGISGATNGNGFTNASIHNEYAYTGCCTSVTAGGIKARGGVLLQNRCISIKDIIDGTTNVIVVSECSNFFRDASDNPIQVNSNHGWMMGTADGGETGQNRTFNLTTIRYPPNTIDNSLPGTGNNDGPNNGIYSPHVGGVHALLGDGSVRFLSENIDMLTLRRLATRDDGQPIGEF; the protein is encoded by the coding sequence ATGAAATCATTCCAGCGCTCGGTACGAAAAAGTGGTTTTACTCTAATTGAGTTACTCGTGGTGATTGCGATCATCGCCATCTTGATTGCGTTACTTCTACCCGCCGTTCAACAGGCACGTGAAGCAGCCCGACGATCAAACTGCAAAAACAACCTCAAGCAAATCGGCCTTGCCCACCACAACTATCATGATAACTATAAGTGCTTTCCTCTCGGTGGAAGAAGAGATGTGGCAGGCGGCTGGGGACCATCCTGGTGGGTTGGTGTCCTGCCTTATATGGACCAGGCACCTCTCTATAATAAATTAAATCTGGAAGTGCTTCATTCCGGTTATGTTGGAAACGGAGCGGTTGCCAATCGCGTCACAGTTCCTCTGATGGTCTGCCCTTCCAGCCCAATGACAACGTTCACACATGATACAGGCGGCGGCTGGACCCTCCGACCTCACTATGTCGGAATTTCAGGGGCCACCAATGGGAATGGATTCACCAATGCATCCATTCACAACGAATATGCCTATACCGGATGTTGTACTTCCGTGACTGCCGGTGGCATCAAAGCACGCGGCGGAGTGTTGCTTCAGAATCGATGTATTTCGATCAAAGACATTATTGATGGTACGACAAACGTCATCGTGGTCAGTGAATGCTCTAATTTCTTCCGTGATGCTTCCGATAACCCGATTCAGGTCAACAGTAACCATGGCTGGATGATGGGAACGGCTGATGGTGGTGAAACCGGACAAAACCGGACCTTCAACCTGACAACCATTCGTTATCCCCCCAATACGATTGATAACAGCCTGCCGGGAACCGGAAACAATGATGGCCCCAACAACGGCATCTACTCTCCTCATGTCGGCGGCGTGCATGCATTACTGGGTGATGGCTCTGTTCGATTCCTCAGTGAAAATATCGATATGCTGACGTTACGACGTTTAGCAACGCGTGACGATGGACAGCCAATCGGCGAATTCTAA
- a CDS encoding alkaline phosphatase: MNRAVSSSLLALILLAIVTPVSAEKPSQDHIRNIQAAAIKNKKSPVAHWGFDPENYTQWSTHSLRLIPVYTFGTKGNPQGIDLNSYSGKNSPYRNKKSLETIYGFLPENSLNPEAEYLDQTNLYDLQQAALKAGKKNIILFVFDGMDWQTTKAAALYYTGKDNYQSGRGTGFHFQDYPAAGTTQFGYMVTAPHNAGSNVDVNQQHVTNPGGKIRGGYNAKKGGPNPWTPGNDKKYLIGSASNNYGEHAYPDSANTATSMTAGIKSYNNAINVDPTGAPVTTIAHQAQQKGYSVGVVTSVPITHATPAAAYAHNVSRNDYQDLARDLVGQTSISHPADPLPGLDVVLGGGFGTIEKPTGAKSHGKNFAPGWKYITEETLKKADVKNGGKYTVAVRTPNVKGNEGLKQATEEAVKNHTRLLGVYGVPKYSAHLPFQTANGDYQPAVGLKNSAEVYSEADQLENPTLAEMTDSALQVLGQNKQGFWLLVEAGDVDWANHDNNLDNSIGAVKSGDAAFKVITDWVEKNSNWDETIVILTADHGHYLHIDQPQTLIPPKQEKK, from the coding sequence ATGAACCGCGCTGTTTCTTCCAGCCTGTTAGCGCTGATATTACTGGCAATCGTGACACCTGTTTCAGCAGAAAAACCGAGCCAGGATCATATCCGAAACATCCAGGCCGCTGCGATCAAAAACAAGAAAAGCCCCGTCGCACACTGGGGCTTCGATCCTGAAAACTACACCCAGTGGTCCACACATTCGTTACGTCTGATTCCTGTATATACATTCGGCACTAAAGGGAATCCTCAAGGAATCGATCTGAATTCCTATTCCGGCAAGAACAGCCCTTATCGCAACAAAAAATCATTGGAAACCATTTACGGTTTCCTGCCGGAGAACAGTTTGAATCCGGAAGCCGAATATCTGGACCAGACCAATCTCTATGATCTACAGCAGGCGGCACTCAAAGCAGGTAAGAAAAACATCATCCTGTTTGTCTTTGACGGCATGGACTGGCAAACCACGAAAGCAGCCGCCCTGTATTACACAGGTAAAGACAATTACCAAAGCGGACGCGGCACCGGATTCCACTTCCAGGACTACCCGGCCGCAGGCACGACCCAGTTTGGTTACATGGTGACAGCACCGCACAATGCTGGCTCAAACGTCGACGTCAATCAACAACATGTGACGAATCCCGGAGGCAAAATTCGTGGCGGTTATAACGCCAAAAAAGGCGGCCCCAACCCATGGACCCCCGGTAACGATAAAAAATATTTAATTGGGAGCGCGAGTAATAATTACGGCGAACATGCTTATCCCGATTCCGCGAACACCGCCACCTCGATGACGGCAGGAATCAAATCTTATAACAACGCCATCAACGTCGATCCCACGGGCGCACCTGTCACAACCATCGCCCATCAGGCACAACAAAAAGGCTACTCGGTCGGCGTTGTCACCAGCGTTCCCATTACGCACGCCACTCCTGCAGCCGCCTACGCGCATAACGTCAGCCGCAATGATTATCAGGATCTGGCCCGCGATCTGGTGGGGCAAACTTCGATTTCGCATCCCGCAGACCCGCTCCCAGGTCTCGACGTCGTCCTCGGTGGTGGCTTTGGAACCATTGAAAAACCGACAGGGGCCAAATCACATGGAAAAAATTTCGCCCCCGGCTGGAAATACATTACCGAAGAAACGTTGAAAAAAGCAGACGTCAAAAACGGAGGCAAATATACGGTCGCCGTACGGACTCCCAATGTCAAAGGCAACGAGGGACTGAAACAGGCAACCGAAGAGGCCGTCAAGAATCACACCCGGCTGCTGGGCGTTTATGGAGTCCCCAAGTATTCTGCTCATCTCCCGTTCCAGACCGCCAACGGTGACTACCAACCTGCTGTGGGATTAAAAAACAGCGCCGAAGTTTATTCCGAAGCAGATCAACTGGAAAATCCTACTCTGGCAGAAATGACCGATTCCGCGCTGCAAGTGCTCGGTCAAAACAAACAAGGCTTCTGGCTGCTGGTCGAAGCAGGCGACGTCGACTGGGCTAACCACGATAACAATCTGGACAACTCGATTGGGGCTGTCAAAAGTGGAGATGCCGCGTTCAAAGTAATTACGGACTGGGTCGAGAAAAACAGCAACTGGGACGAAACCATCGTGATTCTCACCGCCGATCACGGCCACTATCTGCACATCGATCAACCGCAGACCTTGATCCCTCCGAAGCAGGAAAAGAAATAG
- a CDS encoding rod shape-determining protein MreC, whose product MKRETRSSEIKLVLLSILTGIGLYLVPSAYSSRVYNLVRDAAKPGLVLVQQIKDWEFPAAKETQQASLVQQLEAKLSEAEQANRRLELQTLQLSEELEQLKQTGAPDYQSQAGERLLVPDLISAHILGESSIALLREGQLLNQGRVQGVLESSFVLQSDLPLIDQGAMQGVKVGYSLYAGKTVIGKISEVGRWTSSLIPITSVKYRGSARIARKTDQGLQWGTDGILVGLGEGKCQLMQIPPTESIQVGQEVYTGEVDRELPLNMQSTLGQPMYYGRVIEAELPRGAPYWKIIVEPAVTLSDVKQVSVLRQIVNPRRMLTN is encoded by the coding sequence ATGAAACGCGAGACGCGCTCATCGGAGATCAAGCTGGTATTGCTGTCGATACTGACCGGGATCGGCCTGTATCTGGTGCCGTCTGCTTATTCGAGCCGCGTCTACAATCTGGTTCGTGATGCTGCCAAACCGGGGCTGGTTCTGGTTCAACAGATCAAAGACTGGGAGTTTCCTGCTGCGAAAGAAACACAGCAAGCGTCTCTGGTTCAACAGCTCGAAGCGAAATTGTCGGAAGCGGAGCAGGCAAACCGGCGGCTTGAGTTACAGACACTGCAGTTGTCTGAAGAACTTGAGCAACTGAAGCAAACAGGGGCTCCCGACTATCAATCGCAGGCGGGCGAACGTCTGCTGGTGCCTGATCTGATCTCTGCTCATATTTTAGGAGAATCATCAATCGCCCTGTTAAGAGAGGGGCAACTACTGAATCAAGGGCGTGTGCAGGGAGTCCTGGAGTCTTCGTTCGTGCTGCAGTCCGATTTGCCGTTGATTGATCAAGGGGCGATGCAGGGGGTGAAAGTCGGATATTCACTCTACGCCGGTAAGACGGTGATTGGAAAAATCAGCGAAGTCGGACGCTGGACGAGCAGTCTGATCCCGATCACGTCGGTGAAGTATCGCGGATCGGCGCGGATTGCCCGCAAGACGGACCAGGGACTGCAGTGGGGCACTGATGGAATTCTCGTTGGTCTGGGGGAAGGGAAATGCCAGTTAATGCAGATTCCTCCCACCGAATCAATTCAGGTGGGACAGGAAGTGTATACGGGAGAAGTCGATCGGGAACTGCCACTGAATATGCAATCGACTTTGGGGCAGCCGATGTATTACGGCCGTGTGATTGAAGCCGAACTTCCCCGAGGCGCCCCTTACTGGAAAATTATCGTTGAGCCGGCGGTCACACTTTCGGATGTCAAACAGGTGAGTGTACTCCGGCAGATTGTGAACCCGCGACGAATGTTAACGAACTGA
- a CDS encoding DUF1559 domain-containing protein: protein MSQFSRRAFTLIELLVVIAIIAILIALLLPAVQQAREAARRSTCKNNMKQIGLGLHNYHETHSMFPMSYKHRDDGYNATQRGMSWISYILPFIDQANVYNKINHGQYLTDPTNTEVSRTILTVMLCPTDPGVENGLLTGRANVNDTRAVTSYKAVAGNNWAWGPFTHSDPKGRNPGSTNGLDFGNGFMCRNGDATGKVNTTKVRDVTDGLSTTFVVGEALPRECNHSWWYWFNGSTATCSVPLNHYVHNTYTPSNWPYNYSFASQHVGGAHFLMGDGAVRFVSENIDTGTYRALASIQGGETLGEF, encoded by the coding sequence ATGAGTCAATTTTCGAGACGCGCTTTTACGTTAATTGAACTACTGGTGGTCATCGCCATCATCGCAATTCTTATCGCTCTACTACTCCCCGCCGTACAACAGGCCCGTGAGGCAGCCCGCCGCAGCACCTGTAAAAACAACATGAAACAGATCGGACTGGGACTGCATAATTATCATGAGACTCACAGTATGTTTCCCATGAGCTACAAGCATAGAGATGATGGTTATAACGCGACGCAGCGAGGCATGAGCTGGATTTCCTACATACTCCCCTTTATCGATCAGGCGAATGTTTATAATAAAATCAATCACGGGCAATATCTGACTGATCCTACCAATACGGAAGTCTCACGAACAATTCTCACAGTGATGCTCTGCCCAACTGACCCAGGAGTGGAGAATGGCCTTTTAACAGGCCGCGCGAATGTGAATGACACGAGAGCAGTCACCAGCTACAAGGCGGTTGCCGGAAATAATTGGGCCTGGGGACCATTTACGCATTCCGATCCAAAAGGACGGAACCCCGGAAGTACAAATGGACTGGATTTTGGAAATGGATTTATGTGCCGGAATGGAGATGCCACGGGCAAGGTCAACACGACCAAAGTGCGCGATGTCACTGATGGACTAAGCACCACTTTTGTTGTGGGAGAAGCCCTTCCCAGAGAATGCAATCATTCCTGGTGGTACTGGTTCAATGGAAGTACGGCAACATGTTCTGTCCCTTTGAATCATTATGTTCATAACACTTATACTCCAAGCAACTGGCCCTACAATTATTCCTTTGCCAGTCAGCATGTCGGGGGTGCTCATTTCTTAATGGGAGATGGCGCTGTCCGTTTTGTCAGTGAAAACATCGATACCGGAACCTATCGCGCCCTGGCGTCTATTCAAGGTGGCGAAACGCTTGGCGAATTCTAA
- the mreD gene encoding rod shape-determining protein MreD: protein MKFFSLLIFGYLMLIVQISFVPSATIAGSHPNLLLLVLCFALFWYRDARGFVWAIVTGLICETFDAAIPGTGILLLTGLIWLAYRIQIHFQIRSLFSRFVLMAVFAFTFDSLFQILNHLETNVLPELTTLIQQAAGNALYTAVAGLTLLISFKLVLRLVPFDFEQNLHQGTGYESRYSH, encoded by the coding sequence GTGAAATTTTTCAGTTTATTGATCTTTGGTTATCTCATGTTGATCGTTCAAATCAGCTTTGTGCCCAGTGCAACCATTGCAGGGAGTCATCCCAACCTGCTGCTGTTGGTATTGTGCTTTGCTTTGTTCTGGTACCGTGATGCGCGGGGGTTTGTCTGGGCGATTGTGACCGGACTCATCTGTGAAACCTTCGATGCGGCGATTCCGGGTACGGGCATTTTATTACTGACGGGGTTAATCTGGCTGGCGTACCGTATCCAGATTCATTTTCAGATCCGTTCGCTGTTCAGTCGCTTTGTGCTAATGGCGGTATTTGCATTTACCTTTGATAGTTTGTTTCAAATCTTGAATCACCTCGAAACGAACGTCTTACCCGAGCTGACGACATTGATACAGCAGGCAGCAGGCAATGCCCTGTATACAGCGGTGGCAGGGCTTACTCTTCTCATCTCGTTCAAACTCGTTCTGCGGCTGGTTCCCTTTGATTTTGAGCAGAATCTGCATCAGGGGACCGGGTATGAAAGCCGCTACTCCCACTGA
- a CDS encoding carboxypeptidase-like regulatory domain-containing protein, whose product MRNYSLLLLPLITLLISGCGGGPDDAPKTVEVTGTVTMKGNPVADATIVFIPKSGPSAVGSTDASGKYSLKTGKEPGAIPGSHVVTITSGGEIPMPGTEAAKKDQSKPEIPPEYGDPKKSGLTADVKATGENVIDFKLN is encoded by the coding sequence ATGCGAAATTATAGTTTGTTACTGTTACCTCTAATCACGTTACTCATTTCTGGTTGTGGCGGTGGTCCTGACGACGCTCCTAAGACAGTAGAAGTCACCGGAACGGTCACTATGAAAGGCAATCCGGTCGCAGACGCCACCATCGTCTTCATTCCCAAATCAGGTCCGTCTGCAGTTGGCTCTACAGATGCGTCCGGGAAATACTCTCTCAAAACAGGAAAGGAACCAGGGGCCATTCCGGGATCACACGTCGTCACAATTACTTCTGGGGGCGAAATCCCCATGCCGGGAACAGAAGCAGCCAAAAAAGATCAATCGAAACCGGAGATTCCTCCCGAATATGGAGACCCCAAAAAATCGGGGCTCACTGCTGACGTTAAAGCCACGGGTGAGAATGTCATCGACTTCAAGCTGAATTAA
- a CDS encoding penicillin-binding transpeptidase domain-containing protein yields the protein MRNRPGNDHLSSENDARGQSFQVDRLPGVRVFLLGLILIAPFLAVSGRLLFIQLMNAEHFYSQFGRTTESFEIIPSRDGRIVSIDGRVLAMDVERFDLQAHYRWLEEPPNKRWLKQQALMLLEPVDRRKQDKVDAAKEQVLARRQQLWDELALVMHSTSDELTESRQQIQQRVETIIESVNQRALSKQMTSQSVNTSTESNTADAQDRLTSFWNFLKETLTRPPRRPQRDRIVVREELDYHTITSGIPREIALAISAHPERFPGINIQIATLREYPQKTIAPHEIGIRHRIDEKMLAARKQRFPEGDPLDYREGDRIGKMGVERTYDRYLRGLRGLKRVVKNRQGEIIRTEVIREPKSGDDVVLTLNTQIQGQTQELLDQTLADLQRPADEKTETTLDVSSGGCVVVLDVRTGAIVATASAPRYDLNLLLSPSPEEWQAVLNNPKRPLFPRATQMMLPPGSTFKTLTSIALLESGKIDPDEYYACRGYLDRPDRHRDYIYRHYGVGHNDINLTQALCQSCNVYFFQAARTMGPELICHWASQLGFGKPTGIDIPGERGGHLPDPSTKKKKGSSPWYPGDTLGIAIGQSRLTVTPLQIARLMAVVANDGELIVPHLGHSIVPSAESSTTTRQMISHPRRYVSGIHPGTLERVREGLIDVVAHPRGTGYKTVRMKEISIAGKTGTAETGGGKNDHAWFAGFVPAERPKYAFAVVIEHGGSGSRVAGPVAQKLVRLMLDAGLLAPTAGKLQAN from the coding sequence ATGCGAAATCGGCCCGGTAATGATCATCTGAGTTCAGAAAACGATGCAAGAGGGCAGTCGTTTCAGGTGGATCGTCTACCCGGCGTGCGGGTCTTCCTGCTGGGTTTGATCCTGATTGCTCCGTTTTTGGCGGTGAGTGGGCGTCTGCTGTTTATTCAGTTGATGAATGCAGAGCATTTTTATTCTCAATTTGGTCGCACGACCGAATCGTTTGAAATAATTCCCAGTCGCGATGGGCGGATTGTATCCATTGATGGCCGTGTATTAGCGATGGATGTCGAGCGTTTTGATCTGCAGGCGCATTATCGCTGGCTGGAAGAACCGCCAAACAAACGCTGGTTAAAACAGCAGGCATTGATGCTTCTGGAACCCGTCGATCGTCGTAAACAAGATAAGGTCGACGCTGCCAAAGAACAGGTGCTGGCGCGCCGTCAGCAACTCTGGGATGAGTTGGCACTGGTGATGCATTCGACCTCAGATGAGTTAACAGAGTCGCGCCAGCAAATTCAACAACGGGTGGAGACAATCATTGAAAGCGTAAATCAGCGTGCGTTGAGCAAACAAATGACATCGCAATCTGTGAACACGTCTACGGAATCTAATACGGCCGATGCCCAAGATCGCCTGACTTCATTCTGGAACTTTTTGAAAGAGACACTGACGCGGCCTCCCCGTCGTCCGCAACGCGATCGGATCGTGGTGCGCGAGGAACTTGATTATCACACGATTACATCAGGTATCCCACGCGAAATTGCGTTGGCCATTTCGGCACATCCGGAGCGATTTCCAGGAATCAATATTCAAATCGCGACATTGCGTGAATATCCGCAGAAGACGATCGCCCCGCATGAAATCGGCATTCGTCATCGCATTGATGAAAAGATGCTGGCTGCTCGTAAGCAACGGTTCCCGGAAGGAGATCCGCTCGATTACCGTGAGGGAGATCGGATCGGCAAGATGGGGGTTGAGCGAACATACGACCGTTATTTACGTGGGTTGCGCGGGTTGAAACGGGTCGTCAAAAATCGGCAGGGAGAGATCATTCGTACCGAGGTAATTCGCGAGCCCAAGTCGGGCGATGATGTTGTACTGACTTTGAATACACAGATTCAGGGGCAGACTCAGGAGTTGCTGGATCAGACTTTGGCCGATTTACAACGGCCGGCAGATGAGAAAACGGAGACTACGCTTGATGTTTCCTCGGGCGGTTGTGTGGTGGTATTGGATGTGCGAACTGGTGCGATTGTCGCGACCGCGTCTGCACCGCGCTACGATTTAAACCTGTTACTGAGTCCTTCGCCTGAAGAGTGGCAGGCTGTGCTGAATAATCCCAAGCGTCCCTTGTTTCCGCGGGCGACTCAGATGATGCTGCCTCCCGGTTCGACATTCAAGACGCTGACTTCAATCGCACTGCTGGAAAGTGGCAAGATTGATCCGGATGAATATTATGCCTGTCGCGGCTATCTGGATCGTCCTGATCGGCACCGCGATTATATTTATCGGCACTATGGTGTTGGGCACAACGATATTAATTTGACGCAGGCGTTATGCCAATCGTGTAACGTGTATTTCTTTCAGGCCGCCCGTACAATGGGACCGGAACTGATTTGTCATTGGGCCAGTCAACTGGGCTTTGGCAAACCGACGGGCATCGACATTCCAGGCGAACGAGGCGGGCACTTGCCTGATCCTTCCACCAAAAAGAAAAAAGGGAGTTCGCCCTGGTATCCCGGCGATACGCTGGGAATCGCCATTGGTCAGTCGCGTTTGACGGTAACTCCGTTACAGATTGCCCGCCTGATGGCGGTGGTGGCGAATGACGGAGAACTGATTGTGCCACATCTGGGGCACAGTATTGTGCCTTCCGCAGAATCATCCACGACCACGCGGCAGATGATTTCACATCCGCGTCGCTATGTAAGTGGCATTCATCCCGGGACATTGGAGCGGGTTCGTGAAGGGTTAATCGATGTGGTCGCTCATCCACGCGGAACAGGTTACAAAACCGTGAGGATGAAAGAAATCAGCATTGCCGGTAAGACGGGAACGGCGGAAACCGGTGGCGGAAAAAATGACCATGCCTGGTTTGCGGGTTTTGTACCTGCAGAGCGACCGAAGTACGCCTTTGCGGTGGTGATTGAACACGGCGGCTCAGGCAGTCGCGTAGCGGGTCCCGTGGCGCAAAAACTGGTTCGGCTAATGTTGGATGCCGGCTTGTTGGCTCCCACAGCCGGCAAACTGCAGGCAAACTGA
- a CDS encoding rod shape-determining protein, with protein MLHRLRQWLCPDLAIDLGTANTIVAIQGEGIALDEPSVVALHKGSRKILGKGTAVGKLAKQMLGRTPDSIIAVRPLKEGVITDFELCESMLRYFIHKARHHSRGLRPRVVIAVPGSITPVEKRAVFNSAERAGAGRVYLIEESKAAGIGAGLPISEPMASMVCDIGGGTSEVAIMSLGDTVVSNSVRIGGDKCDEAIVEYMKQHFSLRMGVQTAEELKLELGSAYPLEQELTGEVKGLDIISSIPRKAIVTSEELRDALHGPLEAILNCCKQTIEQCKPELVADLADNGMVLTGGGSLLRGLDHYMTEQLGIPVRVDEDPLRTVARGTAICLEHLSQWRHAFDNGEGDF; from the coding sequence ATGCTGCACCGTTTACGTCAATGGCTCTGCCCTGACTTGGCGATCGATCTGGGAACGGCGAATACCATCGTCGCGATCCAGGGCGAGGGGATTGCGCTGGACGAACCCTCGGTGGTGGCGCTGCATAAGGGAAGCCGGAAGATTCTGGGAAAAGGAACTGCAGTCGGAAAACTGGCTAAGCAGATGCTGGGCCGCACACCCGACAGCATCATTGCCGTCCGTCCTCTCAAAGAGGGTGTGATCACCGACTTCGAACTCTGCGAGTCGATGCTGCGTTATTTCATTCACAAGGCCCGCCATCATTCGCGCGGACTGAGACCACGTGTGGTGATTGCGGTACCAGGCAGTATTACACCGGTAGAAAAACGCGCTGTCTTCAATAGCGCGGAACGCGCAGGCGCGGGACGTGTCTATCTGATTGAAGAATCGAAGGCGGCCGGAATTGGTGCCGGTTTACCGATTTCCGAACCGATGGCCAGTATGGTCTGTGACATTGGTGGCGGGACCAGTGAAGTTGCCATCATGAGTCTGGGCGATACCGTCGTCAGCAATTCGGTTCGGATTGGCGGCGATAAATGCGATGAAGCCATTGTGGAATATATGAAACAGCATTTTTCATTGCGGATGGGCGTGCAGACAGCAGAAGAACTCAAATTGGAACTGGGAAGCGCGTATCCGCTGGAGCAGGAATTGACGGGCGAAGTCAAAGGCCTGGATATCATCAGCAGTATTCCCCGGAAAGCCATCGTGACCAGCGAAGAACTTCGGGACGCGCTGCACGGACCTTTGGAAGCAATTTTGAATTGTTGTAAGCAGACCATTGAACAATGTAAGCCGGAGCTGGTGGCGGATCTGGCGGATAACGGAATGGTGCTGACTGGCGGCGGCTCTTTGCTGCGGGGGCTTGATCATTACATGACCGAGCAATTGGGAATTCCGGTACGCGTAGATGAAGATCCGTTGCGGACTGTGGCGCGGGGAACTGCGATTTGCCTGGAACACCTGAGTCAGTGGCGACACGCCTTCGATAATGGTGAAGGCGACTTTTAA